In Brevibacillus brevis, a genomic segment contains:
- a CDS encoding phosphorothioated DNA-binding restriction endonuclease: MNVPELKKKISSMSIWKKNGQRAPHKPLLILYALGQFQNAARVELPYEEVRDKLKQLLIEFGPARKSYHPEEPFVRLVGDGLWQLSSAVDKKSFSDRQLLNDRIAGGFTPEVIALLKGDGQLVQELAAQLLNEHFPDTMHEDILEETGLAFHSFQKKQRDHHFRERVLRAYEYSCAVCGFNVRLGRNLVAIEAAHIKWHQVGGPDCEENGIALCSLHHKLFDRGVFTISADDRLLVSEDAHGTNGFEEWLMRFHGETLRKPIRPDYAPNDSFKHWHVREVFKGTARYL; encoded by the coding sequence ATGAACGTACCAGAACTGAAAAAGAAAATCTCTTCGATGTCCATCTGGAAAAAGAACGGACAGCGAGCGCCTCACAAGCCCCTGTTGATCCTCTACGCCCTCGGGCAGTTCCAAAACGCAGCCAGAGTAGAACTACCCTATGAGGAAGTGAGAGATAAGCTGAAACAACTGCTGATCGAATTTGGGCCTGCAAGGAAATCGTATCACCCGGAGGAACCGTTTGTTCGCCTTGTAGGGGATGGGCTATGGCAACTGTCCTCGGCGGTGGACAAGAAGAGCTTTAGTGACAGACAGCTCCTAAACGATAGAATCGCAGGAGGGTTCACGCCGGAAGTGATCGCTCTCCTGAAGGGTGACGGTCAGCTCGTTCAGGAGCTTGCAGCGCAGCTTTTAAACGAGCATTTTCCCGATACGATGCACGAGGATATCCTCGAGGAAACGGGACTGGCCTTTCATTCTTTCCAAAAGAAACAGCGGGATCATCATTTTCGAGAAAGAGTTCTGCGGGCGTATGAATACAGCTGTGCGGTATGCGGCTTTAACGTCCGGCTGGGGAGGAACCTGGTCGCAATCGAGGCAGCTCATATCAAATGGCATCAAGTAGGCGGACCGGATTGTGAAGAAAACGGGATTGCGCTATGTTCGCTTCACCATAAATTGTTTGATCGAGGCGTATTTACGATCTCGGCCGATGATCGCTTGCTCGTCTCGGAGGATGCGCATGGAACAAACGGCTTTGAGGAGTGGTTAATGCGATTTCACGGCGAAACGCTGCGAAAGCCCATCCGTCCTGATTATGCCCCGAACGATTCTTTTAAACATTGGCACGTACGGGAGGTTTTCAAGGGGACGGCCAGGTATCTATGA
- a CDS encoding VOC family protein has product MKIQRLDHVSINVNDLSAAKAFFLDLGLEVHGEWEMEGEWLGQVVGLTNVKTACVGLRAPDGQAWIELVKYYTPSDEVDFQKPFANTLGIRHIAFAVDDIEAIIAKLKKKGTEIFSEIQQYEESYKLCYVRGPEGIILELAEKIK; this is encoded by the coding sequence ATGAAGATCCAGCGATTAGATCATGTGAGTATAAACGTAAATGATCTTTCCGCAGCTAAAGCGTTTTTTCTCGATTTGGGACTTGAGGTACACGGGGAATGGGAAATGGAAGGAGAGTGGTTGGGTCAGGTAGTTGGGCTTACTAACGTTAAAACAGCATGTGTAGGATTGCGAGCGCCAGACGGTCAGGCATGGATAGAGCTAGTCAAATATTATACGCCGTCAGATGAAGTAGATTTTCAGAAACCCTTTGCAAATACGCTGGGTATCCGGCATATTGCATTTGCTGTTGATGATATTGAAGCTATTATTGCCAAATTGAAAAAGAAGGGCACGGAAATCTTTAGTGAGATTCAGCAATATGAAGAAAGTTATAAGTTATGTTATGTTCGTGGGCCAGAAGGCATTATTTTGGAATTGGCTGAGAAAATCAAATAA
- a CDS encoding NAD(P)-binding domain-containing protein, which translates to MTVIGLGPMGVALAEAFLAQGHPTTVWNRTPKKGDGLVAKGARRVDTISEAVSASKFVVVCLKDYDAMYAVLDPADEALSGRVLVNHSSGIPEQARNAAIWAAHKGVDYLDGAIMVPPQAVGHPDSVFLYSGPQSLFEAHEKTLLSMGGTRYLGTDPSLAVLYNTALLSLMYSSLQGFLHAAALVGSANVRVTTFAEIAIGWFLPSVVNPYLLMEAPDIDKGNYPGDRGNMVMNMTALDHIFHTSKEQGISSDLPEQLKKLAENAISAGYGDRNFMAVIELLKNPSKES; encoded by the coding sequence GTGACGGTCATCGGACTCGGACCGATGGGCGTTGCGCTCGCCGAGGCATTTCTGGCCCAGGGTCACCCTACGACCGTTTGGAACCGTACTCCCAAGAAGGGGGACGGTCTGGTTGCCAAAGGAGCCAGACGCGTGGATACCATTTCCGAAGCTGTCTCTGCTAGCAAGTTTGTCGTTGTCTGTCTCAAGGATTACGACGCCATGTACGCCGTGCTCGATCCTGCCGACGAGGCTCTGTCCGGCCGTGTCCTGGTGAACCACAGTTCCGGTATACCGGAACAGGCTCGAAACGCCGCCATTTGGGCTGCCCACAAGGGTGTTGACTACCTCGACGGGGCTATCATGGTGCCTCCGCAGGCTGTCGGACATCCCGACTCCGTGTTTCTCTACAGCGGGCCGCAGTCTCTCTTCGAGGCCCACGAGAAGACGCTACTGAGCATGGGTGGTACCCGCTATCTCGGCACTGACCCGAGCCTCGCGGTACTCTACAACACGGCGCTGCTCAGCCTGATGTACTCGTCCCTGCAGGGATTCCTTCATGCCGCAGCCCTGGTTGGGTCGGCGAACGTCAGGGTGACAACTTTCGCTGAGATCGCAATTGGGTGGTTCCTGCCGTCCGTCGTGAACCCCTACTTACTTATGGAGGCACCCGACATTGACAAGGGCAACTACCCCGGAGACAGAGGCAACATGGTAATGAATATGACCGCGCTGGACCACATCTTCCACACTAGCAAAGAGCAGGGTATCAGTTCCGACTTGCCTGAGCAGTTGAAGAAGCTCGCCGAGAACGCGATCTCCGCCGGTTATGGCGACCGCAACTTCATGGCCGTTATCGAATTGCTCAAGAATCCATCGAAGGAGTCGTGA
- a CDS encoding YolD-like family protein: MKLVKMPELEQDELESFHYLIRDSAREDYAITITWWQPVKEDLGKTCSMWGVIKWMDQNSRRVKLVNDEESRWIQMDAIINVIP; the protein is encoded by the coding sequence ATGAAGCTGGTAAAGATGCCGGAACTCGAGCAAGACGAGCTTGAGTCATTTCATTACCTGATCCGAGACTCAGCCCGCGAGGACTATGCAATCACCATCACCTGGTGGCAACCAGTCAAAGAGGACTTGGGCAAAACCTGCAGCATGTGGGGCGTGATCAAGTGGATGGATCAAAACAGCCGGCGGGTTAAACTGGTGAACGATGAGGAGAGCCGGTGGATTCAGATGGATGCAATCATTAACGTAATTCCATAA
- a CDS encoding ATP-binding protein encodes MPVQLLHERAAGEASETIRKRVERAREIQLERYRDRPVCPFNSAMNGQELRLYAQVDKEGQELLRLAFETLGLSARGYDRIVKVARTIADLDQSERVEAAHVAEAIRYRALDRGRMGE; translated from the coding sequence GTGCCGGTCCAACTCCTTCACGAACGAGCGGCGGGAGAGGCGTCGGAGACGATCCGCAAGCGGGTGGAGAGGGCGAGGGAGATTCAGTTGGAACGCTACCGCGATCGTCCGGTTTGCCCGTTCAACAGTGCCATGAATGGCCAGGAACTGCGCCTCTATGCTCAGGTGGACAAGGAAGGGCAGGAACTGCTTCGCCTCGCTTTTGAGACGCTCGGTTTAAGCGCGCGTGGTTACGACCGGATCGTCAAGGTGGCCCGCACCATCGCCGACTTGGATCAGTCCGAACGGGTGGAAGCAGCCCACGTAGCGGAAGCGATCCGCTACCGGGCACTGGATCGCGGGAGGATGGGGGAATGA